A single region of the Drosophila miranda strain MSH22 chromosome 2, D.miranda_PacBio2.1, whole genome shotgun sequence genome encodes:
- the LOC108155531 gene encoding uncharacterized protein LOC108155531 isoform X3 translates to MSGILGWIKSSASSPSKRLSPYLLQISRCICYHAPVLRPRFLLNERARRLKRIGLRPTPQAMTMSNSMRVQMYSQKTSNNVFALNGRVNNQRKRVSFSGTQEGPEGNAKQNVIPIGLITPETKDGKDLKIVIVPLDIAGMNAEDLKSTLESINHLRKYANQIEAFSSSMVDDFNEMMQNANTEVQRELTAATAAAEEAEEQALQEQQQQQQQQQQQQPQSSAGDVEFWKSYTIPPSAEDSNIDAIAKDTMPQEGSSAALASTGSILTTSSLPLAAPATKTAKLPKTTQPKVQTQDQAKAHTQAKVQIQSEEQDQPQGQTPVEQPQAPQPLPKTLPVHDPVQAQPQGSSSQLMTQPPAPEPEAVAECDLNEVKISVPRTLSDRLNELAISSMELSFEMDMTNVHDAIECKQTGQQVLVPNNPVVSMNTRVELATPGLAEQTVPLRFNALIAGVVNIDVEKLKLESMTEDQVPDFNDDVTSLAANLCSAALENGLCADQNAFHKGDLVDDNPLELSDKQLSEMTDQELVSLKEQYAVRLSELQSELSAVEQMDPGATVSAIARSLNPQRELPQISSQARAALNRSQTQKHMKPTMQAMAEPEEEFQGPMLRDGCKHGVIKPKKKCKKTCPLGDPCKEDKCKRPKKGSKKTRKKKASLGASEIRASGGKSSCGGKKDAKKDPCAKKDGKGDKKKDPCAKFKKGGDKKKDPCGKKDDKKKDPCGKKGGKGDGKKKDPCAKFKSGEKKDPCAKKDDKKKDPCGKKDDKKKDPCAKFKKGGDKKKDPCAKKDDKKKDPCAKKDDKKKDPCGKKGGKGDGKKKDPCAKFKSGEKKDPCAKKDDKKKDPCGKKGGKGDGKKKDPCAKFKKGGDKKKDPCSKKYSTFASPCRIDGLNDPMCRIGNTCQAAVAASHYSGHAAAPARYLIYSTLVRRHYGGKPTKTQLCGLAAGDVLTWQRGYAKKKDGKKEDGGKCAALEQTLPLNRGKDKKARNKLRTDCYVDGEECPKNWCTGNCSKVRFPRKKCDKNKKKKSGKKHKSGKEGNKLLSLESVPALALAQRHRWNTRDFTCQAETQLGNDRTGYMIHVPRRYEIEMLEIPLPCPKEFETIIRVGSVALSGSDIHIYENGNEDMNELTLGHEATGFVEEVGSRVQNLQLGDRVVCEATITCGSCDLCKEGRYQMCERLWYKGFLGTHQIHHADLCHRLPDNITMEEGSLIQTLASACAACLKAGILPISNVLIIGSGPTTIAAGLVAQALSAKQVTIATNMKATQHMATREFGLNCVLYGTNGLYSEELEAIYCKGGDWPNVVINFAISAQTMNLSIRALRPCGICVLAECASEVASFNTVDLLMKNIKIRPSFRCANMYPIALQLMASRLAPMRKLIGKTYHITKVHAAFQEAQHESNTGIKKIIVNCSTADTGPRILRRRKVKQGD, encoded by the exons ATGTCTGGCATTCTTGGCTGGATAAAGTCCTCAGCCAGCAGTCCATCTAAACGCCTGTCGCCGTATCTCCTGCAGATATCCCGATGCATATGCTACCACGCGCCGGTGTTGCGGCCGCGGTTCCTTCTCAATGAGCGGGCCAGAAGACTCAAGCGTATTGGGCTGCGGCCCACGCCCCAAGCTATGACCATGAGCAACAGCATGCGAGTGCAGATGTACTCGCAGAAGACGAGCAACAATGTGTTTGCCCTGAATGGAAGGGTGAATAATCAGCGGAAGCGTGTCAGCTTCTCTGGGACCCAGGAAGGACCGGAGGGAAACGCCAAGCAGAACGTCATACCGATTGGACTGATCACGCCGGAGACCAAGGATGGCAAGGACCTGAAAATAGTTATTGTCCCACTGGATATAGCCGGCATGAATGCCGAAGATCTGAAGAGCACGCTGGAGAGCATCAACCATCTGCGCAAGTATGCCAATCAGATAGAGGCCTTCTCCTCCAGCATGGTGGACGACTTCAATGAGATGATGCAAAACGCAAACACCGAGGTTCAGAGGGAACtcacagcagccacagcagcggcagaagaGGCCGAGGAGCAAGCtctgcaggagcagcagcagcagcagcagcagcagcagcagcagcagccgcaatCCAGCGCCGGGGATGTAGAATTTTGGAAGTCATACACCATACCCCCGTCTGCGGAGGATAGCAATATCGATGCTATTGCCAAGGACACAATGCCACAAGAGGGCTCTTCGGCAGCCCTCGCGTCCACAGGTTCGATACTGACGACATCGAGCCTGCCACTTGCCGCACCAGCGACCAAAACAGCGAAACTACCGAAGACCACACAGCCCAAGGTGCAGACACAGGATCAGGCAAAGGCCCATACCCAGGCCAAGGTGCAGATCCAGAGCGAGGAGCAAGACCAGCCGCAGGGGCAGACACCGGTGGAGCAACCTCAGGCGCCACAACCCCTGCCTAAGACCCTGCCAGTACATGACCCGGTACAGGCACAGCCCCAGGGCAGCAGCAGTCAGCTGATGacccagcccccagccccagAACCAGAAGCCGTCGCCGAATGTGATTTGAACGAGGTGAAGATTTCCGTGCCCAGGACTCTGAGCGATCGTCTGAACGAGCTGGCCATCTCCTCCATGGAGCTGTCCTTCGAGATGGACATGACCAATGTGCACGATGCCATCGAGTGCAAGCAAACGGGTCAGCAAGTGCTGGTGCCCAACAATCCCGTGGTGTCCATGAACACCCGAGTGGAGCTGGCCACGCCTGGCTTGGCCGAGCAAACAGTGCCCCTGCGATTCAATGCCCTAATCGCGGGCGTTGTCAACATCGATGTGGAGAAACTGAAGCTCGAGAGCATGACCGAGGATCAGGTGCCGGACTTCAACGACGATGTCACCTCCCTGGCGGCCAATCTGTGCAGCGCCGCCTTGGAGAACGGACTGTGTGCCGATCAGAATGCCTTCCATAAAGGAGACCTAGTGGACGATAACCCTTTGGAGCTCAGCGACAAGCAGCTGTCGGAGATGACCGACCAGGAGTTGGTCAGTCTGAAGGAGCAGTATGCCGTCAGGCTCTCGGAGCTGCAGAGCGAGCTGTCCGCCGTCGAGCAGATGGATCCCGGGGCCACTGTGTCCGCCATTGCCAGATCGTTGAATCCGCAGCGGGAGCTGCCCCAGATATCGTCGCAGGCTCGCGCGGCTCTAAATCGCAGCCAAACCCAGAAGCACATGAAGCCGACCATGCAGGCCATGGCGGAGCCCGAGGAGGAGTTCCAGGGTCCAATGCTGCGCGATGGCTGCAAGCATGGCGTCATCAAGCCCAAGAAGAAGTGCAAGAAGACGTGTCCGCTGGGCGATCCCTGCAAGGAGGACAAATGCAAGCGTCCCAAGAAGGGGTCCAAGAAAACGCGCAAGAAGAAGGCCTCTTTGGGTGCATCCGAGATCCGGGCCAGTGGTGGCAAGTCTTCGTGCGGTGGCAAAAAGGATGCCAAAAAGGATCCCTGTGCGAAAAAGGATGGCAAAGGTGACAAGAAGAAGGACCCTTGTGCCAAGTTCAAGAAGGGCGGCGACAAGAAGAAGGATCCTTGCGGCAAGAAGGACGATAAGAAGAAGGATCCTTGCGGCAAGAAGGGAGGCAAGGGAGACGGCAAGAAGAAGGATCCATGCGCCAAGTTCAAGTCCGGAGAAAAGAAG GATCCCTGCGCCAAAAAGGACGATAAGAAGAAGGACCCTTGCGGCAAAAAGGATGATAAGAAGAAGGACCCTTGCGCGAAGTTTAAGAAAGGCGGAGATAAGAAAAAGGATCCTTGCGCCAAAAAAGACGATAAGAAGAAGGATCCCTGCGCCAAAAAGGACGATAAGAAGAAGGACCCTTGCGGCAAAAAGGGAGGCAAGGGAGACGGCAAGAAGAAGGATCCATGCGCCAAGTTCAAGTCCGGAGAAAAGAAGGATCCCTGCGCCAAAAAGGACGATAAGAAGAAGGACCCTTGCGGCAAAAAAGGTGGCAAGGGAGACGGCAAGAAGAAGGATCCCTGCGCCAAGTTCAAAAAGGGCGGCGATAAGAAGAAGGATCCCTGCTCGAAGAAGTACTCAACGTTCGCCAGTCCATGCCGCATCGACGGCCTGAACGATCCCATGTGCCGGATCGGCAACACGTGTCAGGCAGCAGTGGCTGCGTCCCACTATTCGGGCCACGCGGCAGCTCCCGCCCGCTACTTGATCTACTCGACGCTCGTGCGCCGTCACTATGGGGGCAAGCCGACGAAGACCCAGCTCTGCGGCCTGGCAGCCGGCGACGTGCTCACCTGGCAGCGTGGCTATGCGAAGAAGAAGGACGGCAAGAAGGAGGATGGCGGCAAGTGCGCTGCCCTGGAACAAACACTCCCCCTGAATCGTGGCAAGGACAAGAAGGCGCGCAACAAGCTGCGCACCGACTGCTACGTCGACGGCGAGGAATGCCCTAAGAACTGGTGCACCGGAAACTGCTCCAAAGTCCGGTTTCCCCGCAAGAAATGCGATAAGaataagaagaagaagagcggCAAGAAGCACAAGTCCGGCAAAG AAGGAAATAAGTTGCTATCTCTGGAGTCAGTCCctgccctggccctggcccagAGGCACCGGTGGAACACAAGGGACTTCACTTGCCAGGCCGAGACTCAGCTCGGTAACGATCGAACCGGATATATGATCCATGTTCCAAGGCGCTATGAGATCGAGATGTTGGAAATACCATTGCCCTGTCCCAAAGAGTTTG AGACCATCATTCGAGTTGGTTCGGTTGCCCTCAGCGGTTCCGATATACACATCTATGAGAACGGGAATGAGGACATGAACGAATTGACGCTGGGGCACGAGGCCACGGGATTTGTGGAGGAGGTGGGCTCTCGTGTCCAGAATCTACAGCTGGGCGATCGTGTGGTTTGTGAGGCGACCATTACCTGCGGCTCCTGTGACCTCTGCAAGGAGGGACGATACCAAATGTGTGAGCGCCTGTGGTACAAGGGCTTCCTGGGCACCCATCAAATCCACCATGCTGATCTCTGCCACCGACTGCCCGACAACATCACCATGGAGGAGGGCAGTCTCATCCAGACGCTTGCCTCGGCCTGTGCCGCCTGCCTGAAGGCTGGAATATTGCCCATCAGCAATGTGCTCATCATTGGATCGGGGCCCACGACAATAGCGGCGGGACTGGTGGCCCAAGCCCTCAGTGCCAAGCAGGTGACGATCGCCACCAACATGAAAGCGACACAGCATATGGCCACAAGGGAGTTTGGCCTCAATTGCGTGCTGTACGGCACGAATGGACTGTACAGCGAGGAGCTGGAGGCCATCTACTGCAAGGGCGGGGATTGGCCCAATGTGGTCATCAACTTTGCCATCTCCGCCCAGACCATGAACCTCTCCATAAGGGCCCTCAGGCCCTGCGGTATTTGTGTGCTGGCCGAATGTGCCTCGGAGGTGGCCAGCTTCAATACCGTGGATCTACTCATGAAGAACATCAAAATAAGGCCCAGCTTTCGATGCGCGAATAT GTACCCCATAGCCTTGCAGCTGATGGCATCGAGACTGGCGCCAATGCGCAAATTAATTGGAAAAACATATCACATTACCAAAGTGCACGCAGCCTTCCAGGAAGCCCAGCACGAGTCGAACACGGGCATTAAGAAAATTATAGTCAATTGCTCGACGGCCGATACCGGCCCAAGGATATTGAGAAGACGAAAAGTAAAACAAGGCGATTAG
- the LOC108155531 gene encoding uncharacterized protein LOC108155531 isoform X2, translated as MALYGKMPQILRISRCICYHAPVLRPRFLLNERARRLKRIGLRPTPQAMTMSNSMRVQMYSQKTSNNVFALNGRVNNQRKRVSFSGTQEGPEGNAKQNVIPIGLITPETKDGKDLKIVIVPLDIAGMNAEDLKSTLESINHLRKYANQIEAFSSSMVDDFNEMMQNANTEVQRELTAATAAAEEAEEQALQEQQQQQQQQQQQQPQSSAGDVEFWKSYTIPPSAEDSNIDAIAKDTMPQEGSSAALASTGSILTTSSLPLAAPATKTAKLPKTTQPKVQTQDQAKAHTQAKVQIQSEEQDQPQGQTPVEQPQAPQPLPKTLPVHDPVQAQPQGSSSQLMTQPPAPEPEAVAECDLNEVKISVPRTLSDRLNELAISSMELSFEMDMTNVHDAIECKQTGQQVLVPNNPVVSMNTRVELATPGLAEQTVPLRFNALIAGVVNIDVEKLKLESMTEDQVPDFNDDVTSLAANLCSAALENGLCADQNAFHKGDLVDDNPLELSDKQLSEMTDQELVSLKEQYAVRLSELQSELSAVEQMDPGATVSAIARSLNPQRELPQISSQARAALNRSQTQKHMKPTMQAMAEPEEEFQGPMLRDGCKHGVIKPKKKCKKTCPLGDPCKEDKCKRPKKGSKKTRKKKASLGASEIRASGGKSSCGGKKDAKKDPCAKKDGKGDKKKDPCAKFKKGGDKKKDPCGKKDDKKKDPCGKKGGKGDGKKKDPCAKFKSGEKKDPCAKKDDKKKDPCGKKDDKKKDPCAKFKKGGDKKKDPCAKKDDKKKDPCAKKDDKKKDPCGKKDDKKKDPCAKFKKGGDKKKDPCAKKDDKKKDPCAKKDDKKKDPCGKKGGKGDGKKKDPCAKFKSGEKKDPCAKKDDKKKDPCGKKGGKGDGKKKDPCAKFKKGGDKKKDPCSKKYSTFASPCRIDGLNDPMCRIGNTCQAAVAASHYSGHAAAPARYLIYSTLVRRHYGGKPTKTQLCGLAAGDVLTWQRGYAKKKDGKKEDGGKCAALEQTLPLNRGKDKKARNKLRTDCYVDGEECPKNWCTGNCSKVRFPRKKCDKNKKKKSGKKHKSGKEGNKLLSLESVPALALAQRHRWNTRDFTCQAETQLGNDRTGYMIHVPRRYEIEMLEIPLPCPKEFETIIRVGSVALSGSDIHIYENGNEDMNELTLGHEATGFVEEVGSRVQNLQLGDRVVCEATITCGSCDLCKEGRYQMCERLWYKGFLGTHQIHHADLCHRLPDNITMEEGSLIQTLASACAACLKAGILPISNVLIIGSGPTTIAAGLVAQALSAKQVTIATNMKATQHMATREFGLNCVLYGTNGLYSEELEAIYCKGGDWPNVVINFAISAQTMNLSIRALRPCGICVLAECASEVASFNTVDLLMKNIKIRPSFRCANMYPIALQLMASRLAPMRKLIGKTYHITKVHAAFQEAQHESNTGIKKIIVNCSTADTGPRILRRRKVKQGD; from the exons ATGGCGCTGTATGGAAAGATGCCACAAATATTACGC ATATCCCGATGCATATGCTACCACGCGCCGGTGTTGCGGCCGCGGTTCCTTCTCAATGAGCGGGCCAGAAGACTCAAGCGTATTGGGCTGCGGCCCACGCCCCAAGCTATGACCATGAGCAACAGCATGCGAGTGCAGATGTACTCGCAGAAGACGAGCAACAATGTGTTTGCCCTGAATGGAAGGGTGAATAATCAGCGGAAGCGTGTCAGCTTCTCTGGGACCCAGGAAGGACCGGAGGGAAACGCCAAGCAGAACGTCATACCGATTGGACTGATCACGCCGGAGACCAAGGATGGCAAGGACCTGAAAATAGTTATTGTCCCACTGGATATAGCCGGCATGAATGCCGAAGATCTGAAGAGCACGCTGGAGAGCATCAACCATCTGCGCAAGTATGCCAATCAGATAGAGGCCTTCTCCTCCAGCATGGTGGACGACTTCAATGAGATGATGCAAAACGCAAACACCGAGGTTCAGAGGGAACtcacagcagccacagcagcggcagaagaGGCCGAGGAGCAAGCtctgcaggagcagcagcagcagcagcagcagcagcagcagcagcagccgcaatCCAGCGCCGGGGATGTAGAATTTTGGAAGTCATACACCATACCCCCGTCTGCGGAGGATAGCAATATCGATGCTATTGCCAAGGACACAATGCCACAAGAGGGCTCTTCGGCAGCCCTCGCGTCCACAGGTTCGATACTGACGACATCGAGCCTGCCACTTGCCGCACCAGCGACCAAAACAGCGAAACTACCGAAGACCACACAGCCCAAGGTGCAGACACAGGATCAGGCAAAGGCCCATACCCAGGCCAAGGTGCAGATCCAGAGCGAGGAGCAAGACCAGCCGCAGGGGCAGACACCGGTGGAGCAACCTCAGGCGCCACAACCCCTGCCTAAGACCCTGCCAGTACATGACCCGGTACAGGCACAGCCCCAGGGCAGCAGCAGTCAGCTGATGacccagcccccagccccagAACCAGAAGCCGTCGCCGAATGTGATTTGAACGAGGTGAAGATTTCCGTGCCCAGGACTCTGAGCGATCGTCTGAACGAGCTGGCCATCTCCTCCATGGAGCTGTCCTTCGAGATGGACATGACCAATGTGCACGATGCCATCGAGTGCAAGCAAACGGGTCAGCAAGTGCTGGTGCCCAACAATCCCGTGGTGTCCATGAACACCCGAGTGGAGCTGGCCACGCCTGGCTTGGCCGAGCAAACAGTGCCCCTGCGATTCAATGCCCTAATCGCGGGCGTTGTCAACATCGATGTGGAGAAACTGAAGCTCGAGAGCATGACCGAGGATCAGGTGCCGGACTTCAACGACGATGTCACCTCCCTGGCGGCCAATCTGTGCAGCGCCGCCTTGGAGAACGGACTGTGTGCCGATCAGAATGCCTTCCATAAAGGAGACCTAGTGGACGATAACCCTTTGGAGCTCAGCGACAAGCAGCTGTCGGAGATGACCGACCAGGAGTTGGTCAGTCTGAAGGAGCAGTATGCCGTCAGGCTCTCGGAGCTGCAGAGCGAGCTGTCCGCCGTCGAGCAGATGGATCCCGGGGCCACTGTGTCCGCCATTGCCAGATCGTTGAATCCGCAGCGGGAGCTGCCCCAGATATCGTCGCAGGCTCGCGCGGCTCTAAATCGCAGCCAAACCCAGAAGCACATGAAGCCGACCATGCAGGCCATGGCGGAGCCCGAGGAGGAGTTCCAGGGTCCAATGCTGCGCGATGGCTGCAAGCATGGCGTCATCAAGCCCAAGAAGAAGTGCAAGAAGACGTGTCCGCTGGGCGATCCCTGCAAGGAGGACAAATGCAAGCGTCCCAAGAAGGGGTCCAAGAAAACGCGCAAGAAGAAGGCCTCTTTGGGTGCATCCGAGATCCGGGCCAGTGGTGGCAAGTCTTCGTGCGGTGGCAAAAAGGATGCCAAAAAGGATCCCTGTGCGAAAAAGGATGGCAAAGGTGACAAGAAGAAGGACCCTTGTGCCAAGTTCAAGAAGGGCGGCGACAAGAAGAAGGATCCTTGCGGCAAGAAGGACGATAAGAAGAAGGATCCTTGCGGCAAGAAGGGAGGCAAGGGAGACGGCAAGAAGAAGGATCCATGCGCCAAGTTCAAGTCCGGAGAAAAGAAGGATCCCTGCGCCAAAAAGGACGATAAGAAGAAGGACCCTTGCGGCAAAAAGGATGATAAGAAGAAGGACCCTTGCGCGAAGTTTAAGAAAGGCGGAGATAAGAAAAAGGATCCTTGCGCCAAAAAAGACGATAAGAAGAAGGATCCCTGCGCCAAAAAGGACGATAAGAAGAAGGACCCTTGCGGCAAAAAGGATGATAAGAAGAAGGACCCTTGCGCGAAGTTTAAGAAAGGCGGAGATAAGAAAAAGGATCCTTGCGCCAAAAAAGACGATAAGAAGAAGGATCCCTGCGCCAAAAAGGACGATAAGAAGAAGGACCCTTGCGGCAAAAAGGGAGGCAAGGGAGACGGCAAGAAGAAGGATCCATGCGCCAAGTTCAAGTCCGGAGAAAAGAAGGATCCCTGCGCCAAAAAGGACGATAAGAAGAAGGACCCTTGCGGCAAAAAAGGTGGCAAGGGAGACGGCAAGAAGAAGGATCCCTGCGCCAAGTTCAAAAAGGGCGGCGATAAGAAGAAGGATCCCTGCTCGAAGAAGTACTCAACGTTCGCCAGTCCATGCCGCATCGACGGCCTGAACGATCCCATGTGCCGGATCGGCAACACGTGTCAGGCAGCAGTGGCTGCGTCCCACTATTCGGGCCACGCGGCAGCTCCCGCCCGCTACTTGATCTACTCGACGCTCGTGCGCCGTCACTATGGGGGCAAGCCGACGAAGACCCAGCTCTGCGGCCTGGCAGCCGGCGACGTGCTCACCTGGCAGCGTGGCTATGCGAAGAAGAAGGACGGCAAGAAGGAGGATGGCGGCAAGTGCGCTGCCCTGGAACAAACACTCCCCCTGAATCGTGGCAAGGACAAGAAGGCGCGCAACAAGCTGCGCACCGACTGCTACGTCGACGGCGAGGAATGCCCTAAGAACTGGTGCACCGGAAACTGCTCCAAAGTCCGGTTTCCCCGCAAGAAATGCGATAAGaataagaagaagaagagcggCAAGAAGCACAAGTCCGGCAAAG AAGGAAATAAGTTGCTATCTCTGGAGTCAGTCCctgccctggccctggcccagAGGCACCGGTGGAACACAAGGGACTTCACTTGCCAGGCCGAGACTCAGCTCGGTAACGATCGAACCGGATATATGATCCATGTTCCAAGGCGCTATGAGATCGAGATGTTGGAAATACCATTGCCCTGTCCCAAAGAGTTTG AGACCATCATTCGAGTTGGTTCGGTTGCCCTCAGCGGTTCCGATATACACATCTATGAGAACGGGAATGAGGACATGAACGAATTGACGCTGGGGCACGAGGCCACGGGATTTGTGGAGGAGGTGGGCTCTCGTGTCCAGAATCTACAGCTGGGCGATCGTGTGGTTTGTGAGGCGACCATTACCTGCGGCTCCTGTGACCTCTGCAAGGAGGGACGATACCAAATGTGTGAGCGCCTGTGGTACAAGGGCTTCCTGGGCACCCATCAAATCCACCATGCTGATCTCTGCCACCGACTGCCCGACAACATCACCATGGAGGAGGGCAGTCTCATCCAGACGCTTGCCTCGGCCTGTGCCGCCTGCCTGAAGGCTGGAATATTGCCCATCAGCAATGTGCTCATCATTGGATCGGGGCCCACGACAATAGCGGCGGGACTGGTGGCCCAAGCCCTCAGTGCCAAGCAGGTGACGATCGCCACCAACATGAAAGCGACACAGCATATGGCCACAAGGGAGTTTGGCCTCAATTGCGTGCTGTACGGCACGAATGGACTGTACAGCGAGGAGCTGGAGGCCATCTACTGCAAGGGCGGGGATTGGCCCAATGTGGTCATCAACTTTGCCATCTCCGCCCAGACCATGAACCTCTCCATAAGGGCCCTCAGGCCCTGCGGTATTTGTGTGCTGGCCGAATGTGCCTCGGAGGTGGCCAGCTTCAATACCGTGGATCTACTCATGAAGAACATCAAAATAAGGCCCAGCTTTCGATGCGCGAATAT GTACCCCATAGCCTTGCAGCTGATGGCATCGAGACTGGCGCCAATGCGCAAATTAATTGGAAAAACATATCACATTACCAAAGTGCACGCAGCCTTCCAGGAAGCCCAGCACGAGTCGAACACGGGCATTAAGAAAATTATAGTCAATTGCTCGACGGCCGATACCGGCCCAAGGATATTGAGAAGACGAAAAGTAAAACAAGGCGATTAG